In the Helianthus annuus cultivar XRQ/B chromosome 11, HanXRQr2.0-SUNRISE, whole genome shotgun sequence genome, one interval contains:
- the LOC110888154 gene encoding uncharacterized protein LOC110888154, translating to MAFHIYSIISKRKSLWVEWVYLHHLRERSLWDIPIQNNTCWSWRKLLQIRPIVRNFFVSKIGNGESTFLWYNNWSEHCPLSSYVTTRQMNREGLSIYSKVADVIQDNRWIWPDAWRDIFPILFQLNPITIDPHKVDTILWKKQGDSMEPFSTKVAWDSIRRTGQRVDWYNMVWSSFTIPRHSFLMWLICRRKLATQDRIQQWYNAMGNANMMCCLLCNRGLETHEHLFFECPYSNQIWVSLRRKMDMNQIDGNWEDVVTWVLPHAKSKRLIWVIRKLEIAAMAYFVWQEINARFFNNQLRRLRSLKS from the coding sequence ATGGCTTTTCATATTTACAGCATCATCTCCAAAAGAAAATCGCTATGGGTCGAGTGGGTGTACTTGCACCATTTACGCGAAAGAAGCTTATGGGATATTCCGATTCAGAATAATACTTGTTGGAGCTGGAGGAAGTTGCTTCAGATTCGGCCGATTGTCAGGAATTTTTTTGTGTCGAAAATTGGTAATGGTGAGAGCACTTTCCTTTGGTACAACAATTGGAGTGAACACTGCCCTTTAAGTTCTTATGTTACCACTAGACAGATGAACCGAGAGGGGTTGTCTATTTACTCTAAAGTGGCGGATGTGATTCAAGATAATAGATGGATATGGCCGGATGCTTGGCGGGATATATTTCCAATTCTCTTTCAGCTTAATCCGATCACAATAGATCCACATAAAGTAGATACCATTTTATGGAAGAAACAGGGTGATTCTATGGAACCCTTCTCTACAAAGGTAGCGTGGGATTCAATTAGAAGAACAGGTCAACGGGTTGATTGGTATAATATGGTGTGGTCTTCGTTTACTATACCAAGACATTCGTTTCTTATGTGGCTGATTTGTAGGAGGAAGCTAGCTACTCAAGATAGAATTCAGCAATGGTATAACGCAATGGGTAATGCCAATATGATGTGCTGTCTTTTGTGCAATCGAGGATTGGAAACACATGAACACTTATTTTTTGAGTGTCCTTACTCGAATCAGATTTGGGTTTCCCTTCGTAGGAAGATGGATATGAATCAGATTGATGGGAATTGGGAGGATGTGGTGACGTGGGTGCTCCCTCACGCTAAATCTAAACGTCTCATTTGGGTTATTCGTAAACTTGAGATAGCGGCGATGGCTTACTTTGTATGGCAGGAAATAAACGCGAGATTTTTCAATAACCAGTTGCGACGCCTGAGAAGCTTGAAGAGCTAA
- the LOC110888151 gene encoding uncharacterized protein LOC110888151 → MEVRQAVKDYNLSLCAILESHVDVDKLGKVCKAVFRSWDWTSNGGCYDKGTRIIIGWNPAIFDVMILAQSSQVMHLQLVFKLDKRMVFCSIVYADNYYVSRRELWHHLSMHKVLIADRPWFIMGDFNSALNIEDKSMGTSSVSIGMREFQACVDDIEVFNINRTCIHFTWNQKPNKGVGLLKKIDRVMGNTPFVAEYPNSVAMFKPYRLSDHCPCILSIPEAMKMKPKSFKFANFLVFKPEFVDIVQKHWGTNVDGVHQFRVVKKLRLLKNPLRSLLFKQGNLHKKVERLRTRLDVIQQNIDQDPLNVDLRAEESSTSCDLQEALLDEEHFLKKSEGDMVYKAFVQHYEKFFGSQGDTSLEPAPDLFPKILSHNVANHMVRHVMEEEVKKAMFSIGNDKALGQMDIRRRFSKVLGL, encoded by the exons ATGGAGGTTCGTCAGGCAGTGAAGGATTACAATTTGAGCTTGTGTGCTATATTAGAGTCCCATGTTGATGTTGATAAACTGGGTAAAGTGTGTAAAGCTGTGTTTCGTTCTTGGGATTGGACTTCGAATGGAGGATGTTATGACAAAGGTACAAGAATTATTATTGGGTGGAATCCGGCTATCTTTGATGTGATGATTTTGGCTCAATCCTCCCAGGTTATGCACCTCCAACTAGTGTTTAAACTGGATAAAAGAATGGTTTTCTGTTCTATTGTGTATGCAGACAACTATTACGTTTCCCGTAGGGAGTTATGGCATCATCTTTCTATGCATAAAGTCCTTATTGCGGATAGGCCTTGGTTTATTATGGGTGATTTTAATTCAGCGCTTAACATAGAAGATAAATCAATGGGTACTTCTTCTGTGTCTATTGGTATGAGGGAGTTTCAAGCGTGTGTAGATGACATTGAAGTGTTTAATATTAATCGAACATGTATTCATTTTACGTGGAACCAAAAGCCTAACAAAGGTGTTGGGTTACTAAAGAAAATTGATCGGGTGATGGGAAACACCCCTTTTGTTGCTGAATACCCGAACTCGGTTGCCATGTTCAAGCCTTATAGACTTTCGGATCATTGTCCTTGTATCTTATCTATCCCGGAAGCTATGAAGATGAAACCGAAGTCTTTTAAGTTCGCTAATTTCTTGGTTTTTAAACCTGAATTTGTAGATATTGTTCAAAAGCATTGGGGTACAAACGTTGATGGGGTGCACCAATTTCGAGTTGTCAAGAAGCTTCGGTTACTTAAAAACCCTCTTCGTTCATTGCTTTTCAAACAAGGCAACCTTCACAAGaaagttgaaagacttcggacgAGGTTAGATGTTATTCAGCAAAATATTGATCAGGATCCTCTAAATGTTGATCTCCGGGCCGAAGAATCGTCTACTAGCTGTGATCTTCAGGAGGCGTTGCTGGATGAGGAGCATTTTCTGAAAAAAAGTGAAG GTGACATGGTTTATAAAGCTTTTGTTCAACACTATGAGAAGTTCTTTGGTAGTCAAGGAGATACTTCGCTTGAGCCAGCTCCGGATTTATTTCCGAAAATCTTATCTCATAATGTTGCTAATCACATGGTCCGACATGTAATGGAGGAGGAGGTCAAGAAGGCGATGTTCTCTATTGGTAATGATAAAGCTCTGGGCCAGATGGATATACGGCGGCGTTTTTCAAAAGTGCTTGGCCTCTAA
- the LOC110888152 gene encoding uncharacterized protein LOC110888152, protein MMNANGFFFFKFNDEVGMLNVLKDGPWIIRSQPLNLNTWTPTTKLEKKEVKQVQVWVKIHVVPIAAYTEDGLSLIATTIGEPKMLDSFTTSMCTDSWGRSSYDRALVEISAEKEFRDEITIAILEPDGEGYIKETMYVEYEWSPHRCATCCVFGHSNEMCPKKPMKPGNARHEDHNRNVQRNMQVKKIPTVDQDGYTEVHGKKVARKIVSKTKPNKNNGSTSKAFKSNNPFDILNEVDPESGSSKKVTGSGLQDTDDDDVEEVHNEMDEFMVQGSLNLNSKQGASTPSQIVTDG, encoded by the exons ATGATGAATGCCAACGGttttttcttcttcaagtttAATGATGAAGTCGGGATGTTGAACGTACTCAAAGATGGTCCGTGGATTATCAGGTCTCAACCGTTGAATCTGAATACATGGACTCCTACGACCAAATTGGAAAAGAAAGAAGTAAAGCAAGTGCAAGTCTGGGTGAAAATTCATGTGGTTCCAATTGCGGCCTATACGGAAGATGGTCTTAGCCTGATAGCTACAACAATTGGGGAGCCAAAGATGCTGGATTCGTTTACAACGTCTATGTGTACGGATTCATGGGGTCGTAGTAGCTATGATAGAGCTTTGGTGGAAATTTCGGCTGAAAAGGAATTCCGTGATGAGATTACAATTGCTATACTTGAACCTGACGGGGAGGGTTATATCAAAGAGACTATGTACGTGGAATATGAATGGAGCCCGCATCGTTGTGCTACATGTTGTGTGTTTGGTCATTCAAACGAGATGTGTCCGAAAAAGCCAATGAAACCGGGTAATGCTAGACATGAGGATCATAATCGCAATGTTCAAAGAAACATGCAAGTGAAAAAGATACCGACTGTGGATCAGGATGGTTATACTGAAGTCCATGGAAAGAAAGTTGCTAGAAAGATTG TGTCAAAGACTAAGCCGAATAAGAATAATGGCTCAACTTCAAAGGCCTTCAAGTCGAATAACCCCTTTGACATTCTGAATGAAGTTGACCCGGAATCGGGTTCCAGCAAGAAGGTGACGGGTTCGGGCCTTCAGGATACGGATGATGATGACGTTGAAGAGGTTCACAATGAAATGGATGAATTTATGGTGCAAGGTTCGCTGAATTTAAATAGTAaacaaggggcaagcactccttctcaGATAGTTACTGATGGTTAG
- the LOC110888150 gene encoding uncharacterized protein LOC110888150: MSAWFDYWNDLGPLGDFLLPRTITDADFRLDDPVAKIFYNGVWNWPVAWRDLFPVLIQLDHLHLEPSKPDRLLWKDDGEINEFSSSAVWHSVRHREPEVDWCSFVWFAQCIPRHAFMMWLIMKGKLLTQDKILQWDLSRRKNMNMMCCLLCYENFDSHSHLFFKCKFSSQVWLMVRNRVGMSFVCPRWVDIVDWLRVRARSKKAHVYVAMILVAATAYSIWQERNARLFENQLRPPKTVSDIILKTVRYKLMGAKLKNTDRVRKLLGEWEITKESENDGG; encoded by the coding sequence ATGTCAGCCTGGTTTGATTATTGGAACGACTTGGGGCCTCTTGGTGATTTTCTGTTGCCAAGAACTATTACGGATGCTGATTTTCGTTTGGATGACCCGGTGGCTAAGATATTCTATAATGGTGTTTGGAATTGGCCTGTCGCGTGGAGGGATCTATTCCCCGTTCTCATTCAGCTCGATCACCTTCACTTAGAACCGTCAAAACCTGACCGATTACTATGGAAGGATGATGGGGAAATTAATGAATTCTCTTCGTCGGCTGTTTGGCATTCGGTTCGGCATAGAGAACCAGAAGTTGACTGGTGCAGTTTTGTTTGGTTCGCCCAATGTATCCCTAGGCATGCGTTTATGATGTGGTTGATAATGAAAGGTAAGCTTCTTACTCAAGACAAAATTCTGCAATGGGATCTTTCTCGGCGTAaaaacatgaatatgatgtgctgTCTGTTATGCTATGAGAACTTTGATTCTCACTCTCACTTGTTTTTTAAGTGTAAGTTCTCCTCTCAAGTGTGGCTTATGGTTCGAAATAGAGTGGGGATGAGTTTTGTGTGTCCGAGATGGGTGGATATCGTCGATTGGCTTCGTGTTCGAGCTCGTTCAAAGAAAGCTCATGTTTATGTTGCTATGATTCTTGTTGCAGCCACTGCGTATAGTATTTGGCAAGAGAGGAATGCCAGGTTATTTGAAAATCAATTGAGACCTCCTAAAACGGTTAGTGACATCATTCTGAAAACAGTGAGATACAAGTTGATGGGAGCAAAGTTAAAGAACACTGATAGGGTGCGCAAGCTGCTTGGAGAATGGGAGATTACAAAAGAAAGTGAAAATGATGGAGGCTGA